TGATGGGCGAGCGCTCGGTCAGGAATACCCAGGCGTGATTCTGGCGTTTTCCGGCAACCGCTTTCTGGTCGAGGAGGCTGCCCGTGAAGCGCTTGCCGGGCGCGGCCTGCACCTGCGCGATCTGCCACGTGTCAGCGGCGAGGACGTGACGCCGGAGACGCTCGCTACCCTGCTGGCCCCCAGTCTCTTCGGGGAATCGGCGGCACTGGTCGATCTGGAAGGTGTGCGGCCCGACAAGGCGCTCCTGGCAGCCCTGGCCACACCCGGCGCGCTGGTGGTCGTCCTCGATCTGCTGGGCGCGGCGACCCGCGTCAAGCACTACGAGCAGCACGGTCAGCATCAGGCGGTGCCCGCGCCCGTCAAGCCCGGCGAGGTGGCAGGCTGGGCAACGGCGCGGGCCAAACAGATGAAGCTCAAGCTGGAGCGTGAGGCCGCGCAGTATCTGGCCGAGGTGTTCGGGGCCGATCTGGCGGGCCTCAGCGCCGAACTCAACAAGCTGGCCTTCGTGGACGGGCCGCTGGACCGTGAGACGCTGCGGCGGGTGGTGGGCCGCGAGCCGCCGGGCGATTCGTTCGTCATGCTGGGCGCGGCCACAGCGGGCCGCACGGCCGAAGCTCTGAAGCAGTTGCGGCAGTTGCTGGTCAGTGGGGAAGACCCGTTCAAGCTGATGGGGGCGGTGATCTGGCAATACAGCCTGGTGGCCCGCAGCGTGGCCCTCCTGCAAGGCGGCGGGCGCGTCTCCGAGAGCGAGGCGGCCCAGCGTCTGGGTGTCAAGCCTTACCCAGCCAAGAAAGCGCTGGAGGTGGCCCGCCAGCTCAGCGAGCGCCAGATCAGGGCGCACCTGAACCACATCCTCGATGCTGATCTGGCGATGAAACGCGGTCTGGACGTTCCGGCAGCCCTGGAGCGGTTACTGGTGCAGCTCAGCTTGTAAGTGAGAATAGAAAAGATCGAAGCGTCTAATCAGCTTGCTTTAGACGCTTCGATCTTTTCTATATCTTCTTTTGCCGAAAGACCGTCAGCTCAGGCCGTCAGCCGCCGTGCCCCGCTGCCGGGCTTGCCGCTCCGCACGAAGACGGCGGCCAGCAGAATCAGCACCCCGACGATCAGTCCGCTGAGCACGATGGTCGCGTCCGGGCGGGCCAGGTAGACACCGTAGTAAGCCCACAGGATCACGCCGCTGACGGCCAGATCGCGGTTGGCACGCAGCAGGAAGGCTCCTATCAGCGAGGCGATGACCACCAGCAGCGCCGACCAGATGGGGCCGCTCAGACCCAGCAGGCCGCTCGTGTAGCCCAGGCTGACCAGCCAGGCCGTCACGTTGGCAATCGTCGCCACTGCGATCCAGCCCAGATACAGGCTGGTGGGCAGGCCCAGGACGAGCGTCTCGCTGCGCTTCAGCTCCAGGCTTCTGAGGCGCGTGTAGAGCCAGATCAGCGACGCGAGCAATGTCAGCATAATCAGCACGCTCAGTCCGAAATGCAGACTCTGGAAAGCCAGCAGCCAGCCGACGTTGAGGAGGTTGGCCAGCAGATAAGGCCAGAACAGGGCGTCGTAGCGTGCGCCGCGCTGCCCCGGCAGGGCCTGATAGACGGCGAACACCGCCAGGCCCAGAAAAATCACACCCCAGATGGCAAAGGTCAGCCCGGCAGGCGTGAAGGCGTTGGGAAGCGAGTCCGACACCTGGCCGTTGCTGTTGCCGAACAGCGGCAGGGCGTTGGAGAGGTAATTCATGACCAGCGTCAGCAGCGTGGCCAGCACCAAAGTGATCTGTCTGGGAATGCCTGTCATGGATTCACTGTAGGTGATAGTGAGCCGAACCGAGTGCAGGAGAAGCTGCCAACTGACCACTCAGTTCTTGGGCAAAGCTTCAGCAAACCGGAACAGTGGGAGTCAACGGCGAAGGGCGCGCCGCACACCGATACTCACGCAGGCCGCCGCGAGTGGAGCCAGCGAGAGTGTTTCGCGCCGCACCAGCCCCAGTGCCAGCGTGCCGAGGCTCAGTAGCCGGGCTGCCCTCACCCGCTCGTCGGAGACTTTATCGGGTACCAGATCGCACGAACTGTCGATCCGTTCGGGGGCTGCGAGCTGGCGACTGAGGCCCAGTGCTGCGAGGCTGAGCAGATCACTCAGGGTGCTATGGCCCGCGCTGCGTCCAGCGGAAGGCACTGCTCCGGCAGCCAACACCTCCAGGCCCGAGAGCGGCGGCGCGCTGAAGCGGTCACGGGCCTGACTCGACCAGGCCAGTGCCGCGCCCGGCAGCAGGCTGGTGACGCTGCCGCTGCTGAGCGCCGTGACGGCGGCCTGCACCCCCAGCGCGGCGGCGTCCTGGGCACTCGGCGCTGGCCCCACCGTGGCGACCAGAGCGCGTGTGCTGCTGAGCGCCACGAAGCCTGGCAGGGC
This portion of the Deinococcus rubellus genome encodes:
- a CDS encoding TspO/MBR family protein translates to MTGIPRQITLVLATLLTLVMNYLSNALPLFGNSNGQVSDSLPNAFTPAGLTFAIWGVIFLGLAVFAVYQALPGQRGARYDALFWPYLLANLLNVGWLLAFQSLHFGLSVLIMLTLLASLIWLYTRLRSLELKRSETLVLGLPTSLYLGWIAVATIANVTAWLVSLGYTSGLLGLSGPIWSALLVVIASLIGAFLLRANRDLAVSGVILWAYYGVYLARPDATIVLSGLIVGVLILLAAVFVRSGKPGSGARRLTA
- the holA gene encoding DNA polymerase III subunit delta: MILAFSGNRFLVEEAAREALAGRGLHLRDLPRVSGEDVTPETLATLLAPSLFGESAALVDLEGVRPDKALLAALATPGALVVVLDLLGAATRVKHYEQHGQHQAVPAPVKPGEVAGWATARAKQMKLKLEREAAQYLAEVFGADLAGLSAELNKLAFVDGPLDRETLRRVVGREPPGDSFVMLGAATAGRTAEALKQLRQLLVSGEDPFKLMGAVIWQYSLVARSVALLQGGGRVSESEAAQRLGVKPYPAKKALEVARQLSERQIRAHLNHILDADLAMKRGLDVPAALERLLVQLSL